A single Aminobacterium mobile DSM 12262 DNA region contains:
- a CDS encoding IclR family transcriptional regulator — MKNQSQIRVIDRAFTLLFFMAHEKRPMGVTEIARGVNLPKATVYRILDSLAVQRMVIEREGSYEMGPATLFLADAYRSQVAFAEVARPFLEKLNRGTKETVHLFIFEKGELFYLDKLESPYQVRMHSRVGVKGSLTRLSAGQAILSCLPKEEVIQFLGEEATPGLFSELQKIQNRGYAIDDEENEKGLRCVGAAIMDAHGDPVGAISISAPVYRLDFQVISQYGEEVCQTAKFISEALIRYEKERNQNT; from the coding sequence ATGAAAAACCAGAGTCAAATTCGAGTTATAGATAGAGCTTTTACTCTCCTTTTTTTTATGGCCCATGAAAAGAGGCCTATGGGTGTTACAGAGATAGCTCGAGGTGTGAATCTCCCGAAAGCTACCGTATATCGAATTCTCGACAGTCTCGCAGTCCAGCGCATGGTGATTGAACGAGAAGGTTCGTATGAAATGGGACCGGCTACATTATTTTTAGCTGATGCCTATCGTTCTCAAGTAGCTTTTGCCGAGGTAGCCAGGCCTTTTTTAGAGAAGCTGAATAGAGGAACGAAAGAGACCGTTCATCTCTTTATCTTCGAAAAAGGGGAGTTATTTTACCTCGATAAACTTGAAAGTCCTTACCAAGTTCGTATGCATTCGAGAGTAGGAGTGAAAGGGTCTTTAACCCGCCTTTCAGCAGGACAAGCGATACTTTCCTGTCTTCCTAAAGAAGAAGTTATTCAATTTCTTGGAGAAGAGGCGACTCCTGGCCTTTTCTCTGAATTGCAAAAAATTCAAAATCGAGGATATGCCATTGATGATGAAGAAAACGAAAAAGGTCTTCGTTGCGTAGGGGCTGCAATTATGGATGCTCATGGAGACCCTGTAGGTGCGATTAGTATTTCAGCTCCAGTATATCGTTTAGATTTTCAGGTGATCTCTCAGTATGGAGAAGAGGTTTGTCAGACGGCAAAGTTTATTAGCGAGGCTTTAATACGCTATGAAAAAGAGAGGAACCAAAACACATAA
- a CDS encoding pyridoxal-phosphate-dependent aminotransferase family protein → MLRTPKLVMIPGPTPVVRSIQDQMGRETVAFGDPFFVQDYKEVLADLKELWKCSGEVFVIAGSGTLAMEMAIANITKQGDHVLICSNGFFGDRFIEMCQRKRLNVDVLSAPWGTSVTADDVEKKLVEKKYDVVTVTHVETATGVVAPIEAIGKVVKAHGALYVVDGVAATAGAAQYVDPMGIDVLLSCSQKAFGVAPGLAILWASREAVEKRKSLNPIPESYIDFEKWLPVMHDPSKYWGTPAINLIWALKESLQIIKEEGIVERYARHLRQAAFADGALEAIGFTVAAEKLFRAPTLSVYLYPQDANVDDLQFRKILAEEGTQTAGCLGEYAGKGFRMGHMGNIDKHTLVSAVASVERAAMRCGMNVEPGTGLSVLQQGLVDEH, encoded by the coding sequence ATGCTTCGAACACCTAAACTGGTTATGATCCCAGGGCCAACGCCTGTTGTTCGGTCTATTCAAGACCAAATGGGTCGGGAAACAGTTGCTTTTGGAGATCCCTTCTTTGTTCAGGATTATAAGGAAGTTCTGGCCGATCTGAAAGAGCTTTGGAAATGTAGTGGTGAAGTATTTGTAATTGCTGGTTCTGGAACATTAGCCATGGAAATGGCTATAGCCAACATTACAAAACAGGGGGACCATGTGTTGATTTGCTCGAATGGTTTTTTTGGCGACAGATTCATTGAGATGTGTCAGCGAAAAAGGCTTAATGTAGATGTCCTTTCAGCTCCTTGGGGTACGTCTGTTACAGCGGATGATGTAGAGAAAAAGTTGGTAGAGAAAAAATACGATGTTGTGACAGTTACTCACGTAGAAACTGCCACAGGGGTAGTAGCTCCCATAGAAGCAATTGGTAAAGTAGTAAAAGCTCATGGGGCTCTCTATGTTGTTGATGGCGTTGCTGCTACTGCTGGAGCAGCGCAATATGTGGACCCTATGGGGATTGATGTGTTGCTTTCCTGTTCGCAGAAGGCTTTTGGCGTTGCTCCCGGCCTTGCCATCCTTTGGGCAAGTAGAGAGGCTGTGGAGAAAAGAAAATCCTTAAATCCCATTCCCGAATCCTATATAGACTTCGAAAAATGGCTTCCTGTAATGCACGATCCCTCCAAATATTGGGGAACGCCGGCAATTAATCTGATCTGGGCGTTGAAAGAATCTCTGCAGATTATTAAAGAAGAAGGGATTGTTGAACGTTACGCTCGACATCTTCGTCAGGCTGCTTTTGCAGATGGGGCTCTTGAGGCCATAGGTTTTACTGTGGCAGCAGAAAAATTGTTCCGAGCACCCACTCTCTCTGTATATCTCTATCCTCAAGACGCCAATGTAGATGATTTACAGTTCCGAAAAATCCTTGCTGAGGAAGGAACTCAAACAGCTGGTTGCCTTGGCGAATATGCAGGAAAAGGTTTTCGAATGGGACATATGGGCAATATAGATAAACATACTCTCGTCTCGGCAGTAGCATCTGTTGAAAGGGCTGCCATGCGATGTGGTATGAATGTAGAACCTGGTACGGGGTTGAGCGTTCTACAACAAGGGCTTGTAGATGAGCATTAA
- a CDS encoding dihydrodipicolinate synthase family protein: protein MAGMEGIFAPIATAFGDDERIDLARFQENIEKFNATSLEGLVILGSNGEFVLLSQDEKVSLVAEARKRLSPHKKVIAGTGCESLRETIELTKRCADAGASAVLIVSPSYYKSDMTFEALEKFFTAIADASPLPVMIYNMPRNTGINIPSSLTVKLAYHPNITGIKDSSGNITQIAEVVAKAPENFSVFAGSGSFLLATLMLGGVGGTLAVANVVPNYCVTIYNAWKAGEIEKARKLQLALLDLNAAVTSRFGIGGMKAAMDIAGFFGGSARFPILNASEGAKKEIRAIYEKTIAAYKAITGEEYLGIS, encoded by the coding sequence ATGGCTGGAATGGAAGGAATTTTTGCCCCAATAGCAACAGCTTTTGGAGATGATGAACGCATTGATCTGGCACGTTTTCAGGAAAATATAGAGAAGTTTAATGCCACGTCGTTAGAAGGTCTTGTTATCCTTGGCAGCAACGGAGAGTTCGTTCTTCTCTCCCAAGACGAAAAAGTATCTTTAGTTGCAGAAGCCAGGAAAAGACTTTCTCCACATAAAAAAGTAATAGCAGGAACAGGCTGTGAGTCTTTAAGGGAAACTATTGAGCTCACAAAAAGATGTGCAGATGCAGGAGCTAGCGCAGTTCTTATTGTCTCGCCATCCTACTATAAAAGCGATATGACTTTTGAAGCACTTGAAAAGTTTTTTACGGCAATAGCTGATGCATCTCCTCTTCCTGTCATGATCTATAACATGCCTCGAAACACAGGGATTAACATCCCTTCTTCTTTAACCGTAAAACTTGCCTATCATCCTAATATCACAGGCATAAAAGATAGCTCGGGGAATATTACTCAAATTGCTGAAGTTGTGGCAAAAGCTCCTGAGAACTTCTCTGTTTTTGCCGGTTCCGGAAGTTTCCTGTTAGCGACTCTTATGCTTGGTGGCGTAGGGGGAACTCTTGCTGTGGCCAACGTTGTTCCTAATTACTGTGTAACTATCTATAACGCATGGAAAGCTGGAGAAATAGAAAAAGCACGGAAATTACAGCTGGCTCTTCTCGACCTCAATGCGGCAGTAACGTCTCGTTTTGGTATAGGCGGCATGAAAGCTGCTATGGATATAGCAGGATTTTTTGGTGGAAGTGCCCGATTCCCCATCCTCAATGCATCAGAGGGAGCGAAAAAAGAAATCCGGGCAATTTATGAGAAAACTATCGCTGCTTATAAAGCTATCACAGGAGAAGAATATCTCGGGATTTCCTAG